The uncultured Trichococcus sp. DNA segment AAGTCAATCAATTGCAGCACGCCGCCCATGATGGAGTTTGTGGCCATCATACCGCTGAAGAACAATGGAACAGTCCATGGAACCGTTACGCCTGTTGGAGTAGGGAACAGACCGGATGCCATTGATAAGTAGTTTACGGTCGTTACGATCAGTGGTGTCAAAATCCAAGGGATAGCGATGGATGCGTTCAATACAATCGGTAAACCGAAGATGACGGGTTCGTTTACGTTGAACAAGCCAGGTCCGATCGCCAGACGACCGATGTCCTTCATTTGTCTGCTCTTCATGACGAACGCCATCAAGATGACTACCATCAACGTCATACCGGAACCACCCAGACCGACTGTGAATGTTTCCATGAATGGTTTTGTGATGATGTGCGGCAGTGCTTCGCCAGCTTTAAAAGCATCCAAGTTTTCCAAAGCCAAGGTATTCCAGATCGGATCCATGACGGAGTTGACGATGATTTGGCCATGTAAGCCGAAGAACCAAAGGATCTGGATAAAGAACAAGGAAACCAAGGTTGCAGGTAAGCTGCTTCCCAATCCGACAAGTGGTTTTTGGATGACGGTATAGACAACGTCATGCAAGTTTGTTGTAAAGACGCCAGAAACCAATGCACTAAGCATCAGGAAAATAGTAAGTGTAGAAATTGCCGGAATCAGGGCAGCAAATGAGCGGGAAACGGCATCGGGAACACCTTCAGGCATTTTGATGACAATCCCTTTTTTGGTGATACGAACATAGATTTCAGCCGCAAGGAAAGCAGCCAACATTCCGATGAACATGCCTTTTGCGCCTAAACGATCCAAGGACAGCGCACCG contains these protein-coding regions:
- the celB gene encoding PTS cellobiose transporter subunit IIC yields the protein MNNFIDNLAEKLTPIAGKLGSNRYLAVLRDAFMLSFPLTMFGSIVVVLNNLPFWSDDMKGTLGGLFGNGQNATMSIMTIFITFGIGYYLTRSYDEDGVFGGAVSLASYLILTPFSFTTADGVEINGALSLDRLGAKGMFIGMLAAFLAAEIYVRITKKGIVIKMPEGVPDAVSRSFAALIPAISTLTIFLMLSALVSGVFTTNLHDVVYTVIQKPLVGLGSSLPATLVSLFFIQILWFFGLHGQIIVNSVMDPIWNTLALENLDAFKAGEALPHIITKPFMETFTVGLGGSGMTLMVVILMAFVMKSRQMKDIGRLAIGPGLFNVNEPVIFGLPIVLNASIAIPWILTPLIVTTVNYLSMASGLFPTPTGVTVPWTVPLFFSGMMATNSIMGGVLQLIDFAIVGVMWYPFLKVVDKANLALTVEEAV